The Fluviispira sanaruensis sequence TTTAATTGAACTTTTTCAAAAAAATGTAAATATAAATAATAAAAATAGATTGATCCTTTTTTGTGATGAATCCCACATATATGAAGGCAAAATTCAAAATTCAATTTATACAGTTTTACGTGAACACTTCAAAAAAGATCTCGAAGAAATTTGTCTCTTAATCGGTCCTGAAGCAAGTTTTTCTGATAAAGAGCGTTTATTTATTCATGAAACTTTAACAAAGCATTCTGTTTCTTTAGGAAATAATATACTCAGAGTTCCTAGTGCAGTTCTTAGTGCACTAGGCAGTATAATAAATTTTAAAAATGACCAGTAATAAAAATGTCAATTCTATGTCTCTAGCATTTATTTAAATACCATATTAAATTGTAAGAAATAATATGAAAGAAAAAAAACATGGCTAAACAAATTTTTGTTAATTTACCTGTTTTAGATCTAAATAAATCCAAAGATTTTTTTAAAAAAATTGGTTTTAAATTTAATAAAAAATATACTGATAATAACGCTGCCTGCTTGGCTCTCGGAAAAAATATTTTTGTAATGATACTCAGCAACGATTTTTTTAAAAACTTTACAAAAAAACACATCAGCAATGCTAAAAATAGCACCGAAGTGCTTGTTGCCATCTCTTTTGAAAGCAAAAAAAAGATCGACTCTATTATGAGTAAAGCTTTAAAAGCGGGTGCATCCAAGAGTCGTGATCCCCAAGATTTAGGTTATATGTATTCACAAAGTTTTGAAGATTTAGACGGACATATTTGGGAATTGTTCTGGATGAATGAAAAAAAGATGGCGATTGAACTTAAAAAAATGCGGAAGAATCAAAAATAATCACTTGCCATCAAGTCCTAATAATTTCTGATAATGCTCAGGTCTTCTATCTCTAAAAAAACCCATTCCAGCTCGAAATACCTGCGCTTCTTTAAAAGAAAGTTCGGAATAAATAATCTTTTCACTCGTGCGTTCTGCTTCTGCTATTTTTTCACCCGTAAAGTCACAGATAAATGAACTGCCATAAAAGTTCATATTTTTTTCAACGCCAATCCGATTGCTTGCAGCCACATACACTGAGTTGCAGACAGCGTGCCCAAGCATAGCTCTTTGCCACATATCTTTTGTATCGATGGCATGTGCCTCAGGAGGTTCAGAACCTATTGCAGTGGGATAAAGTAAGAGATCTGCACCCTGCAAAGCCATGCTCCGTGCACATTCAGGGAACCATTGATCCCAGCATATTCCTACACCAATATTGCCATACACAGTTTTCCAAACTTTAAAACCCGTGTCACCAGGATTAAAATAATATTTTTCTTGATAACAAGGGCCATCAGGAATGTGTGTTTTACGATAAATACCAAGAATAGAGCCATCGGCATTGATCATAG is a genomic window containing:
- a CDS encoding VOC family protein, whose amino-acid sequence is MAKQIFVNLPVLDLNKSKDFFKKIGFKFNKKYTDNNAACLALGKNIFVMILSNDFFKNFTKKHISNAKNSTEVLVAISFESKKKIDSIMSKALKAGASKSRDPQDLGYMYSQSFEDLDGHIWELFWMNEKKMAIELKKMRKNQK
- the aguB gene encoding N-carbamoylputrescine amidase codes for the protein MQRKIKLALIQMSMTNKIDENIQKAIKFIEECVHNNANIILLPELFENHYFCQEQYDHLFELANEVENHPFLAQFQEIARTHKVVLPISFFEKSGPAYYNSLAMINADGSILGIYRKTHIPDGPCYQEKYYFNPGDTGFKVWKTVYGNIGVGICWDQWFPECARSMALQGADLLLYPTAIGSEPPEAHAIDTKDMWQRAMLGHAVCNSVYVAASNRIGVEKNMNFYGSSFICDFTGEKIAEAERTSEKIIYSELSFKEAQVFRAGMGFFRDRRPEHYQKLLGLDGK